In Methanothermococcus thermolithotrophicus DSM 2095, one DNA window encodes the following:
- a CDS encoding DUF5612 domain-containing protein translates to MGFEKELYSLHDEIGLTVVADNRIGVLHKLTGIISKLNGNILYTQQFIKNKDKGLIYMEIEGIDNEKKLIENIRSLDCVLDVEIHNSLKKIFGKRVIIVGGGAQVSQVAIGAISEADRHNIRGERISVDTMPVVGEENLADAVLAVEKLPRVGVLVLAGSLMGGKITEAIKRLKEKTDVHVISLNMFGSAPKVADLVITDPVQAGVVAVMAVAYTAKFDINKVKGKII, encoded by the coding sequence ATGGGATTTGAAAAGGAGCTCTACTCCCTTCATGATGAGATTGGTTTAACGGTGGTTGCGGATAATAGAATAGGGGTCCTACATAAACTGACTGGAATTATCTCAAAGTTAAATGGAAATATACTATACACCCAGCAGTTTATAAAAAACAAAGATAAGGGATTAATTTATATGGAAATTGAAGGAATAGACAACGAAAAAAAACTTATAGAAAATATAAGAAGCTTGGACTGCGTACTCGATGTTGAGATACACAATAGTCTTAAAAAAATATTTGGTAAAAGAGTGATAATAGTAGGCGGAGGAGCTCAGGTGTCTCAAGTAGCCATAGGTGCAATAAGCGAAGCAGATAGACACAACATAAGGGGGGAAAGAATCAGTGTGGATACCATGCCAGTAGTTGGGGAAGAAAACTTAGCTGATGCAGTTTTAGCTGTTGAAAAACTACCAAGAGTGGGAGTTTTAGTACTTGCTGGCTCTTTAATGGGGGGAAAAATAACTGAAGCCATAAAAAGACTTAAGGAAAAAACAGACGTTCATGTAATATCCTTAAACATGTTTGGAAGTGCTCCAAAAGTTGCAGATCTGGTGATTACCGACCCTGTTCAGGCGGGAGTAGTAGCAGTTATGGCTGTCGCATATACTGCAAAGTTTGATATCAATAAGGTAAAGGGCAAAATTATCTAA
- a CDS encoding MJ1255/VC2487 family glycosyltransferase, whose protein sequence is MKILISVCGEGFGHTTRCIAIGEELSKEHDVKFIAYGKSKNFIEMSNYEVFETYPEIKLTGNNGKFDIKKSIFNKDYNPAKAVKREVEIIKTYDPDVIISDCKYSTVMASKFLKKPYYIITNQNYTKTNKKERIIIYPVMELLNIINKSAERVIIPDLPLPYTICEYNLKAIDNLVFVGPLIRYSLYDESNKFEPNKSKNDNSRDYILCVIGGFEYRFRILELLNKIAEKKNLKVKMVCGSHEVAKKLNKIKSKNVEIIPLVTDMEDLIKNCSFIVCHGGHSTLMEAISFGKPIVTIPDLDHPEQENNAKKIDELKCGIALSHKDLDNKLEEALDEIQNNKIYFKNAEKLKNLCKKYNGRKNIRKEICV, encoded by the coding sequence ATGAAAATACTGATTTCGGTGTGTGGCGAAGGGTTTGGTCACACGACAAGATGCATTGCAATAGGGGAGGAATTATCAAAAGAACACGACGTAAAATTCATAGCTTACGGCAAAAGTAAGAACTTCATAGAGATGTCTAATTATGAAGTTTTTGAAACCTATCCTGAGATAAAACTAACAGGGAATAATGGAAAGTTCGATATTAAAAAGAGTATATTTAATAAAGATTATAACCCTGCAAAAGCCGTAAAAAGAGAGGTAGAAATAATAAAAACCTACGATCCAGATGTGATTATATCGGACTGTAAATATAGTACAGTTATGGCATCGAAATTTTTAAAAAAACCGTACTATATTATAACAAATCAAAATTACACTAAAACTAATAAAAAAGAGAGAATTATTATTTATCCGGTTATGGAACTGTTAAATATTATAAATAAATCTGCTGAAAGGGTTATTATTCCAGATTTACCTTTACCCTATACCATATGCGAATATAATTTAAAAGCAATTGATAATTTAGTATTCGTTGGTCCCTTAATTAGATATTCCCTGTACGATGAATCTAACAAATTTGAGCCCAATAAAAGTAAGAATGACAATTCTAGGGATTATATTCTATGCGTAATAGGCGGTTTTGAGTATAGATTTAGAATACTAGAGCTATTAAACAAAATAGCAGAAAAGAAAAATTTAAAGGTAAAAATGGTTTGTGGTAGCCATGAGGTCGCAAAAAAACTGAATAAAATAAAATCTAAAAACGTAGAAATTATACCTTTAGTTACCGATATGGAGGACTTGATAAAAAACTGCTCTTTTATAGTGTGCCATGGAGGGCATTCTACACTCATGGAAGCCATAAGTTTTGGAAAACCTATTGTAACTATTCCTGATTTGGATCATCCAGAACAGGAAAATAATGCTAAGAAGATAGATGAATTGAAATGTGGAATAGCATTATCGCATAAGGATTTGGACAACAAACTTGAAGAAGCCCTGGATGAAATCCAGAACAATAAAATATACTTTAAAAACGCTGAAAAATTGAAAAATCTTTGTAAAAAATATAATGGGAGAAAAAATATAAGAAAAGAAATTTGTGTATGA
- a CDS encoding methionine synthase: MIKTVVGSYPVVTKEPEGLIEKIKDKIGMYDKYSYAIEKAVIDQLNAGIDVVSDGQVRGDMVEIFINSMYGFEGKKVVGKIEHVKPITLKDIKYSLNILKTKTKGERHGNKRSSIPLTGKGVKGIITGPCTIASSIRVENYYSDNKDENLIYDLSIALKKEAESIQNYVKMIQIDEPILSTGLYDLETARRAINKITENLKVPVVMHVCGNVVDIFEDLNKFNVDILDHEFASNKKNLEILEFIEKKVGFGCINTKLKTVEDVSEIEDLINEGIEILKNNDNLKNNLKDSIIIDPDCGMRLLPLDVAYNKLKNMVRASEAVEKELL, translated from the coding sequence ATGATAAAAACAGTGGTTGGAAGTTATCCAGTAGTTACAAAGGAACCAGAAGGGTTAATCGAGAAAATTAAGGACAAAATCGGCATGTATGATAAATACAGTTATGCCATAGAAAAAGCAGTTATTGACCAGTTGAATGCAGGTATCGATGTAGTAAGTGACGGCCAAGTAAGAGGCGACATGGTAGAAATATTTATAAACAGCATGTATGGATTTGAAGGAAAAAAGGTTGTTGGCAAAATAGAACATGTGAAGCCCATAACATTAAAGGATATAAAATACAGCTTAAACATCCTAAAAACTAAAACAAAAGGGGAACGTCATGGAAATAAAAGATCTTCAATACCTTTAACAGGTAAGGGAGTAAAGGGCATAATTACCGGACCCTGCACTATTGCATCATCCATAAGGGTTGAAAATTATTATTCAGACAATAAGGATGAAAACTTAATATATGACTTGTCTATTGCACTAAAAAAAGAAGCTGAATCAATTCAAAATTATGTTAAGATGATTCAAATAGACGAACCTATCCTCTCAACAGGACTCTATGACTTAGAAACTGCCAGAAGAGCTATCAATAAAATAACTGAGAATTTAAAAGTACCTGTTGTTATGCACGTTTGTGGAAACGTGGTTGACATATTTGAAGATTTAAACAAGTTTAATGTAGATATACTGGACCATGAATTTGCTTCAAATAAAAAGAATTTAGAAATACTTGAATTCATTGAAAAGAAAGTAGGTTTTGGATGTATCAACACCAAATTAAAAACTGTCGAAGATGTAAGTGAAATAGAAGATTTAATAAATGAAGGAATAGAGATATTAAAGAATAATGATAATTTGAAAAATAATTTAAAGGATTCTATAATTATAGATCCCGATTGTGGTATGAGACTCCTGCCTTTGGATGTTGCCTACAATAAACTTAAAAATATGGTTCGGGCATCAGAAGCTGTTGAAAAAGAACTTCTATAG
- a CDS encoding zinc metalloprotease HtpX, which produces MMATLKVILLMGVLTGLLYGAFMLLNIHPVLAIMFALVPNLIAYFYSDKLVLMSYGAKIVDEHEFPTLHRIVEKIANKAGIPKPKIAIVDTPTPNAFATGRSPKNAVVAVTTGILSLLSKEELEGVIAHEISHIKHRDILVSTIVATMAGAIVYIANWLQWGMFFGFGQDDEDNPVHLIGTLLFIFLAPIAATLVQFAISRQREYFADEDGAKLSNPYYLANALSKLEKGVRYHPMEKGNPATEHMFIVNPFKGDTLIKLFSTHPPTEERIRRLMEMARNPRYLG; this is translated from the coding sequence ATGATGGCCACACTAAAAGTCATTTTACTTATGGGAGTTTTAACAGGTTTACTTTATGGAGCATTTATGTTGCTCAACATCCATCCGGTGCTGGCAATAATGTTCGCATTGGTGCCAAACTTAATAGCTTACTTCTACAGCGATAAATTAGTTTTAATGAGCTACGGTGCAAAAATAGTAGATGAACATGAATTCCCTACACTCCACAGGATAGTTGAAAAAATCGCCAATAAGGCAGGGATTCCAAAACCGAAGATAGCCATAGTTGATACTCCAACGCCAAATGCCTTTGCAACAGGAAGAAGTCCAAAGAATGCAGTTGTAGCGGTTACTACGGGAATTTTAAGTCTTCTATCAAAAGAAGAACTCGAAGGAGTGATAGCTCACGAGATTAGCCACATTAAACATAGGGACATACTTGTAAGTACAATTGTTGCTACAATGGCTGGAGCTATTGTCTATATTGCAAACTGGCTCCAGTGGGGGATGTTCTTTGGATTTGGGCAGGATGATGAAGATAACCCAGTACACCTGATAGGTACCTTGTTATTTATATTTTTAGCCCCAATTGCAGCAACACTTGTGCAGTTTGCCATTTCACGGCAGAGGGAATATTTTGCAGACGAAGACGGGGCGAAACTATCCAACCCATACTATTTGGCAAATGCCCTTTCAAAACTTGAAAAAGGGGTTAGATACCACCCAATGGAAAAAGGAAATCCTGCAACAGAGCATATGTTCATAGTAAACCCATTTAAAGGAGATACTTTAATTAAATTATTCTCAACGCACCCTCCAACAGAAGAGAGGATAAGGCGATTAATGGAAATGGCAAGAAATCCAAGATATTTAGGGTAA
- a CDS encoding GTP cyclohydrolase III → MIQITVIQIDNYGPWTVTPKPRRESDLQALQSRLYSDLNLQFGAHKGLVFYTRFDNLIAITNGIDLTTHKRIQDSIKNRYPFTVSMVIASAETPYEAQKLATEKLQEHGSAQDEYRKEILDVANEFVMNGYVQLAHVDINNITKTLTDVENAYDIYLNVHEVQLKLIKGLKKYNSMGFFIGGDNFMCPCNGMTENDFLNMFDDIVDSCGVELKAGIGIGKTAEDASNLADVGLELIRDGKTKSPVCTLKQDGENSKKTAYNYMCPI, encoded by the coding sequence ATGATTCAAATAACGGTTATACAGATAGACAACTATGGACCATGGACTGTTACCCCAAAACCAAGAAGAGAAAGCGATTTACAAGCATTGCAATCAAGATTATACAGTGATTTGAACCTGCAATTTGGTGCCCATAAAGGGCTTGTATTCTATACAAGATTCGACAACTTAATTGCAATAACAAATGGCATAGATTTAACAACTCACAAAAGAATTCAAGACAGTATTAAAAATAGATATCCATTTACAGTTAGCATGGTAATAGCTTCAGCAGAAACTCCGTATGAAGCTCAGAAATTGGCTACTGAAAAACTTCAAGAACATGGTAGTGCTCAAGATGAATATAGAAAAGAGATTTTAGATGTTGCAAATGAATTTGTGATGAATGGATATGTCCAATTGGCACACGTTGATATTAACAACATCACCAAGACATTAACCGATGTAGAAAATGCCTACGACATATATTTAAATGTTCATGAAGTGCAGTTGAAATTAATAAAGGGATTAAAGAAGTACAACTCAATGGGATTTTTTATCGGTGGAGACAACTTTATGTGCCCATGTAATGGAATGACTGAGAATGATTTTTTAAATATGTTTGATGATATCGTAGATTCTTGTGGCGTAGAATTGAAAGCTGGAATAGGTATTGGAAAAACCGCCGAAGATGCTTCAAATCTTGCAGATGTTGGGTTGGAGCTCATAAGGGATGGAAAAACCAAAAGTCCTGTATGTACACTCAAACAAGATGGTGAGAATAGTAAAAAAACAGCTTACAATTACATGTGTCCAATATAA
- a CDS encoding helix-turn-helix transcriptional regulator, whose protein sequence is MNILTDEEKMIIGLIKEHGDITQKDLVEITGMTKPKISRMVSDLEQRGIIRKVKIGRINKIVISDDFKGDCYGP, encoded by the coding sequence ATGAATATACTTACAGATGAAGAAAAAATGATAATTGGACTAATAAAAGAACATGGTGATATAACACAGAAAGACCTTGTTGAAATAACCGGAATGACCAAGCCAAAAATTTCAAGAATGGTGTCTGACCTTGAACAGAGGGGAATAATAAGAAAGGTCAAAATAGGCAGAATAAACAAGATAGTCATATCTGACGACTTCAAAGGTGATTGTTATGGACCATAA
- a CDS encoding pantoate kinase: protein MFIPGHITGFFKICKNKDDILKTGSTGAGINLNKGTYTELVEGKGGIYFNGEKIDLCPVKEVIKNYKEYYNLDEFDYNIIHKSDFPLGCGLGTSGSCTLGAAYGLSEIYKFINNHQDNRYNHKNKDNYEIENPIVKLAHISEVQCSTGLGDVIAQYTKGFVIRKKPGFPISVEKIHIEDIENYHVVVEILGKKETDSIINNPNWIDKINKTSDELLGKLLKKPTLKNFMDLSLYFAKNTGLANDKILEICDDLKFTLGASQAMLGNTIFCICEKNQLDDVLSILKNPMVCKIYQ, encoded by the coding sequence ATGTTTATTCCGGGTCATATCACGGGTTTTTTCAAAATATGTAAAAATAAAGACGATATATTAAAAACAGGCTCTACAGGGGCAGGCATAAATTTAAACAAAGGTACATACACCGAACTGGTTGAAGGAAAGGGAGGTATATATTTTAATGGTGAAAAGATAGATTTATGTCCAGTTAAAGAAGTAATTAAAAATTACAAAGAATATTATAATTTAGATGAATTTGATTACAATATTATTCATAAATCTGATTTCCCACTTGGGTGTGGGTTAGGAACCTCTGGAAGTTGTACACTGGGAGCTGCATATGGGTTGAGCGAAATATATAAGTTTATAAATAATCATCAAGATAATAGATATAACCATAAAAATAAAGATAATTATGAAATCGAAAATCCAATTGTAAAGTTGGCCCATATATCAGAAGTACAGTGTAGTACAGGTCTAGGTGATGTTATTGCACAATATACCAAAGGTTTTGTAATAAGAAAAAAACCAGGTTTTCCAATATCTGTTGAAAAAATTCATATTGAAGATATAGAAAACTACCATGTAGTAGTTGAGATACTCGGAAAAAAAGAAACTGACTCAATTATAAACAACCCCAACTGGATAGATAAAATCAATAAGACCTCCGACGAGCTACTTGGGAAACTTTTGAAAAAGCCAACTTTAAAAAACTTCATGGATCTTTCTCTTTATTTTGCTAAAAATACCGGACTTGCAAATGACAAAATACTCGAAATATGTGATGACTTAAAATTTACACTCGGAGCTTCTCAGGCGATGCTTGGAAATACGATATTCTGCATCTGCGAAAAAAATCAGCTGGATGATGTTCTGTCAATATTGAAAAATCCAATGGTTTGTAAAATATATCAGTAA
- the ade gene encoding adenine deaminase has protein sequence MIILKNGNIVDIYTGEIVKGNIGIQNGKIAFVDLNDQISNEFHNSSIGYKVDKVIDLKGKYVSPTFIDSHIHIESSHQIPSEFEKYALLNGVTKVVIDPHEIANVLGIDGIKFMLNDAKILNVFLMVPSCVPATALETNGAEITAKDIEKLFKYNNRILGLGEVMNYIGVINGDKEVLEKIEVAKRYNKLIDGHCPQLTGLELCKYIEKGIMSDHECVEPEETLEKLRLGLKIMVREGSASKNIDILKIREKINDMRNLMLVSDDISAKDLKNGYMLNILKKATKYVSPVEAIQMVTINPGNYFGFDVGIKPSNEANLIIFDDLNEFKVSKIMVNGKFLDELLNNNNYNNHDLNQKNKSIKKLNTIHYDYKNEEDFLINGIDSLYHQYRHSDFKIRRCRAIKPINNSLITKEKIIKLDDAKEKLNDRELNRIAVVERHKNTNRIGKGLVVDFLKRGTLASSYSHDSHNVVVVGNDPADMAVAVNFLKDIGGGFVAVENGKVVEYVMLNVAGIMGDDGEYILRKTESLEEKTKDWSDFENIFLSMSFLTLPVIPELKITDMGLVKNMEIVDLLI, from the coding sequence ATGATAATTTTAAAAAATGGGAATATTGTAGATATATACACAGGGGAAATAGTAAAAGGGAATATTGGAATACAAAATGGCAAAATAGCTTTTGTAGATTTAAATGACCAAATTTCTAACGAATTTCATAATTCATCAATTGGCTACAAAGTGGATAAAGTTATTGATTTAAAGGGAAAGTATGTTTCCCCGACTTTTATAGACTCCCACATCCATATAGAATCTTCACACCAAATACCCTCTGAATTTGAAAAATATGCGCTTTTAAACGGAGTTACAAAGGTCGTAATAGATCCCCACGAAATTGCAAATGTTCTGGGAATTGATGGAATAAAATTTATGCTGAACGATGCTAAAATCCTCAACGTTTTTTTAATGGTTCCATCCTGTGTTCCAGCTACAGCCTTGGAAACTAACGGAGCTGAAATTACTGCAAAAGATATTGAGAAACTATTTAAATATAATAATCGGATTCTTGGCCTTGGGGAGGTTATGAACTACATAGGCGTTATAAATGGAGATAAAGAAGTTTTAGAAAAAATCGAAGTTGCCAAAAGATATAACAAACTGATAGATGGCCACTGCCCACAGCTAACTGGATTGGAGCTCTGTAAGTATATTGAAAAGGGAATAATGTCTGATCATGAATGTGTAGAACCTGAAGAGACTCTTGAAAAGCTTAGACTTGGATTAAAAATAATGGTTAGGGAAGGTTCTGCGTCAAAGAATATAGATATTTTAAAAATAAGGGAAAAAATTAACGACATGAGAAACTTGATGTTGGTTAGTGATGACATCTCTGCAAAGGATTTAAAAAACGGATATATGCTAAATATACTAAAAAAAGCCACTAAATATGTCTCACCTGTTGAAGCCATACAGATGGTAACTATCAATCCAGGTAATTATTTTGGTTTTGATGTAGGGATAAAACCATCAAATGAAGCTAATTTGATAATTTTTGATGATTTAAATGAATTTAAAGTTAGTAAAATAATGGTAAATGGGAAATTCTTAGATGAGCTCTTAAACAATAACAACTACAATAACCATGATTTAAATCAAAAGAACAAAAGTATCAAAAAACTAAACACGATACATTATGACTACAAAAATGAAGAAGATTTTTTAATAAACGGTATTGATAGTTTATATCATCAGTATCGGCATAGTGATTTTAAAATAAGAAGGTGTAGGGCAATAAAACCAATAAATAACTCATTAATAACCAAAGAGAAAATTATAAAGTTGGATGATGCAAAAGAGAAACTAAACGATAGAGAATTAAACAGAATAGCCGTTGTTGAAAGGCACAAAAACACAAATAGAATTGGAAAAGGCCTTGTTGTGGATTTTCTAAAAAGAGGTACCTTGGCATCGTCATACTCTCATGACAGTCATAATGTTGTTGTGGTTGGAAACGATCCTGCAGATATGGCAGTTGCAGTTAATTTTTTAAAGGATATTGGCGGCGGATTTGTGGCCGTTGAGAATGGAAAAGTTGTTGAATATGTAATGCTAAACGTTGCAGGAATTATGGGGGATGATGGGGAGTACATTTTGAGAAAGACTGAATCTCTGGAAGAAAAAACAAAAGATTGGAGTGATTTTGAAAATATATTTTTATCAATGTCGTTTTTGACACTTCCTGTAATTCCAGAACTTAAAATAACCGATATGGGTCTTGTTAAGAATATGGAGATTGTAGATCTGTTAATTTAA
- a CDS encoding 2-phospho-L-lactate transferase gives MKVTVLSGGTGTPKLIQGLKNILHEEDISVIVNTGEDTWVGDLYISPDVDTVLYTFSDLINEETWYGIKNDTFHCHEQLKKLEYDEFLRIGDRDRALKMHKTHLIKNGYKLSEIIEMERKLLGIKAKIYPMTDDHVETKILALDKSEDKQKSQSDFCSSPIEQNLQFCSSPILLKFHDFWIKRRGNVNVLDVIYENSNYAGVVEAALNDIENSDFVLIGPSNPITSIGPILSIKDIKKALMDKTVFVVSPIVGESAISGPAGMLMNAKGYDVDVVGVYEFYKDIVDTMIIDNIDKNKKDRIGCEVITTNTIMKGLNDKVNLAKDIIKCFDEI, from the coding sequence ATGAAAGTAACTGTTTTATCTGGAGGAACTGGGACCCCAAAATTAATACAGGGTTTAAAAAACATATTACATGAAGAAGACATTTCGGTAATAGTAAATACTGGAGAAGATACTTGGGTAGGGGACCTATATATTTCTCCCGATGTGGATACTGTTCTCTACACATTTTCAGATCTTATAAATGAGGAAACATGGTATGGAATAAAAAATGATACTTTTCACTGCCATGAACAGTTGAAAAAACTGGAGTATGATGAATTTCTTAGAATAGGGGACAGAGATAGAGCTCTTAAAATGCATAAAACCCATCTCATTAAAAATGGTTATAAGTTATCAGAGATCATAGAGATGGAGAGAAAATTATTAGGTATTAAGGCGAAAATATACCCAATGACAGATGATCATGTAGAAACCAAAATCTTAGCATTGGACAAATCCGAAGATAAACAAAAATCACAAAGTGATTTTTGTAGCTCTCCGATTGAACAAAACCTTCAGTTTTGTAGCTCTCCGATTCTCCTAAAATTTCATGATTTCTGGATTAAAAGAAGAGGTAATGTTAATGTTTTAGATGTTATCTATGAGAATTCAAATTATGCAGGAGTTGTCGAAGCTGCATTAAATGATATCGAAAATAGTGATTTTGTTTTGATAGGTCCGTCTAATCCCATAACTTCCATAGGACCAATTTTAAGTATTAAAGATATTAAAAAGGCACTTATGGACAAAACTGTTTTTGTCGTTTCTCCAATAGTTGGGGAAAGTGCCATTAGCGGTCCAGCAGGGATGTTGATGAATGCAAAGGGGTATGATGTGGATGTTGTTGGAGTTTATGAATTTTATAAAGACATAGTAGATACTATGATCATAGACAATATCGATAAAAATAAAAAAGATAGAATAGGGTGTGAAGTCATAACCACAAATACTATTATGAAGGGGTTAAATGATAAAGTAAATTTGGCAAAAGATATTATAAAATGCTTTGATGAAATATAA
- a CDS encoding 2,3-diphosphoglycerate-dependent phosphoglycerate mutase, which produces MPYLVLIRHGESIWNKLNLFTGWVDVPLSENGLNEAIKAGELLKNYKFDIAHTSELIRAMQTLMIVMSKNIASGFPKIEHESGKMKDWGKIYDNLDKIREISDSQIEDSSENGKNYLPVYKSWRLNERYYGKLQGINKDEASKIYGKEKVFLWRRSYDIAPPGGESLKDTSKRTVPYFKENIIPELQKDKNIIVSAHGNSLRSIVSYIENLSTEEIPKLNIPTGVPLFYKYDVQEEKLERIGYLIKKDSFINDLDYESHTI; this is translated from the coding sequence ATGCCTTATTTAGTATTAATCAGACATGGCGAAAGTATATGGAACAAATTAAATCTTTTCACAGGGTGGGTGGATGTTCCATTAAGTGAAAATGGACTAAATGAAGCTATAAAAGCCGGGGAGCTCCTAAAAAATTATAAATTTGATATCGCACATACCTCGGAATTGATAAGGGCTATGCAGACGCTTATGATAGTGATGTCAAAAAACATAGCTTCAGGATTTCCTAAAATTGAACACGAAAGCGGCAAGATGAAAGATTGGGGGAAAATATATGATAATCTAGACAAAATTCGAGAAATTTCAGACTCACAAATCGAAGATTCATCGGAAAATGGAAAAAATTATCTCCCAGTCTATAAGTCGTGGCGATTAAATGAACGGTATTATGGAAAACTCCAAGGTATAAACAAGGATGAAGCTAGTAAGATTTACGGAAAGGAAAAAGTCTTTTTATGGAGGAGAAGTTACGATATTGCCCCTCCCGGTGGAGAATCCCTTAAAGATACCTCTAAAAGAACCGTACCATACTTTAAAGAAAACATAATACCTGAGCTCCAAAAGGATAAAAACATAATAGTTTCGGCTCATGGGAATAGTTTAAGATCCATAGTATCATATATCGAAAACTTAAGTACTGAAGAGATCCCAAAACTTAACATTCCTACAGGAGTACCTCTTTTTTACAAGTATGACGTTCAAGAAGAGAAACTTGAAAGGATAGGCTATTTAATTAAAAAAGACAGTTTTATAAATGACTTAGATTACGAATCTCATACAATATAA
- a CDS encoding cell wall-binding repeat-containing protein → MDHKNILLIIFLIFLSSLTPNTAIKIGEKPSLSNVVIITNENWPDYITAVDYAHISGGIILQTDGDRLNPDVENIIKSVNPEKIVIVGGHLAVSEDVENDLMQYGNVIRVWGTDRIKTNEQLLKTYINDPNDSERLCIVNGYKFNEVVTVSNDYVPVYGLILVLDPGNTIRVYENDRVKIYTSNRYYGKKYFGTYRKNQIREIPGKIVILEKADVNSKYCYNPDICEFGYTKANISTSTDEGILITKNTPAALLLSKYLDIPVITAGKTVIYLEDDPIKSSITVAVDILVLKKTKELYRINGGDFDQALDEAKTQLWSKQIPVEKYNIPYRYAKKYVENN, encoded by the coding sequence ATGGACCATAAGAATATTTTATTAATTATTTTTTTGATTTTTTTATCCAGTTTAACCCCCAATACTGCTATCAAAATAGGCGAAAAGCCTTCATTGTCGAATGTTGTTATTATCACTAATGAAAACTGGCCAGATTATATAACTGCAGTTGACTATGCCCATATTTCGGGAGGAATTATACTTCAAACGGATGGAGACCGATTAAATCCTGACGTGGAAAATATAATAAAATCCGTGAATCCTGAAAAAATAGTTATTGTGGGCGGCCACTTGGCTGTTTCAGAAGATGTTGAAAATGATTTAATGCAATATGGAAATGTAATAAGAGTTTGGGGAACTGATAGAATAAAAACCAATGAACAACTACTAAAAACATACATAAATGATCCAAATGACTCTGAAAGGTTATGTATTGTTAACGGATATAAATTTAATGAAGTTGTAACGGTTTCAAATGATTATGTTCCAGTCTATGGACTTATATTGGTTTTAGATCCTGGAAATACCATTAGAGTTTATGAAAATGACCGCGTTAAAATATACACTTCAAATAGATACTATGGAAAAAAATATTTTGGCACATATAGAAAAAATCAAATTCGAGAAATTCCTGGCAAAATAGTGATATTGGAAAAAGCTGATGTGAATTCAAAATACTGCTATAATCCCGATATATGTGAATTTGGATATACCAAGGCCAACATAAGCACTAGCACAGATGAAGGAATTCTAATAACTAAAAATACTCCAGCGGCATTATTACTGTCAAAGTACTTAGATATACCAGTTATTACCGCTGGAAAAACTGTAATCTACCTTGAGGATGATCCAATTAAAAGTAGTATAACTGTTGCAGTGGATATTTTAGTCCTTAAAAAAACTAAAGAGCTCTACAGAATAAATGGCGGGGATTTTGATCAGGCATTAGATGAGGCAAAAACTCAGTTATGGTCTAAACAAATACCTGTTGAAAAATATAATATTCCCTATAGATACGCTAAAAAGTATGTAGAAAATAATTAA